In a single window of the uncultured Dysgonomonas sp. genome:
- a CDS encoding TonB-dependent receptor: protein MKTLRFCFMVMLFITSISIHAQNIRSTVSGTVVSPDKIPLENVSVSIEGTHYGALSDENGKFRFSGPIGQYMLVVSSLDHKPYKSAVNLKRGENTFNIVLTEKAHELTEVVVEAAVNRFSNKESEYIARLPLKNLENPQVYSAIGKDLIKEQIIVNFDDALKNSSGIDKLWSSTGRGGDGAAYFSLRGFAVQPTMVNGLGGQTNGGLDPANIERIEVLKGPSGTLFGSSLVSFGGLINIVTKKPFENFAGDISYTMGSYGLSRIAADINTPIDKDKKLLLRTSAAYQTENSFQDAGFKKSVFLAPSLLYKASDRLSFTVNTEFYTSESTNPLMVFLNRSRELEYKTPDELGMDYKRSFTSNDITIKTPTTKLFGMMEYKLSDKWTSQTSVSYSNRQSKGLYSYVMFLQPLRDDTLSRYVGSQNTTGTTVDIQQNFIGDFKIGNMRNRLVVGFDYFNSKSKGSSNYILFDKISSTGADPNYTNLSEAAVNAKLSGSTPSKSNSNANTYSVYFSDVLNVTDRLLLMASLRLDYFDDKGYYDVSSGETSGDYNQTAFSPKFGAVYQILPEKLSIFANYMNGFENVGSSVQPDGSVRTFKPKQANQIEGGIKTSLFDGKLVGTASYYDIYVTNVTRPDPDQVGFTIQNGDVYSRGVEFDLTVNPIAGLSIIAGYSYNESVNKKTSPSVDGRREISAGPRNLVNGWVSYTIQNGAAKGLGFGFGGNYASENAITNTAETGRFVIPAYTILNATAFYATGAFRFGLKVDNLTDKKYWKGWSTVEPQKLRQVIGNISFHF, encoded by the coding sequence ATGAAAACTTTGCGATTTTGTTTCATGGTTATGCTATTTATAACCAGTATATCTATACATGCCCAGAATATCCGTTCTACTGTATCGGGCACAGTTGTATCTCCTGATAAGATACCCTTGGAGAATGTATCCGTTTCGATTGAAGGTACTCATTATGGGGCTTTAAGTGATGAGAATGGAAAATTCCGTTTCAGCGGGCCAATAGGCCAATATATGCTTGTTGTATCTTCATTGGATCATAAGCCGTATAAATCGGCCGTAAACCTAAAACGGGGAGAAAATACGTTCAATATTGTATTGACCGAAAAGGCGCATGAATTAACCGAAGTAGTTGTTGAAGCTGCGGTGAACAGATTCTCGAACAAGGAATCTGAATACATAGCCAGACTCCCGCTCAAAAATCTGGAAAATCCGCAGGTATATTCTGCAATTGGTAAGGACCTGATAAAAGAGCAGATAATTGTCAATTTTGATGATGCTCTTAAAAATAGCTCGGGAATTGATAAGCTCTGGTCCTCTACAGGACGCGGTGGCGATGGCGCTGCCTATTTCTCGTTAAGGGGATTTGCTGTTCAGCCCACAATGGTAAATGGTCTGGGCGGACAAACAAACGGAGGGTTGGACCCTGCCAATATAGAACGTATAGAAGTCTTGAAAGGGCCTTCGGGTACACTGTTTGGCAGTAGCTTGGTTTCTTTTGGCGGATTAATAAATATTGTAACCAAAAAGCCATTTGAGAATTTTGCCGGTGATATATCATATACTATGGGCAGCTACGGGCTAAGCCGTATAGCAGCCGATATAAATACACCGATAGACAAGGACAAGAAATTGTTGTTAAGGACAAGTGCGGCCTATCAGACAGAAAATAGTTTTCAGGATGCCGGTTTTAAAAAGTCTGTATTTCTTGCTCCGTCTTTGCTGTATAAAGCAAGCGATAGATTGTCATTCACCGTCAATACTGAATTTTATACTTCGGAAAGTACAAATCCATTGATGGTATTCCTTAACAGAAGCCGGGAATTGGAATATAAGACACCTGATGAATTGGGGATGGATTATAAACGTTCATTTACAAGTAATGACATAACAATAAAAACACCTACCACTAAGTTGTTTGGTATGATGGAATATAAATTATCTGATAAATGGACGTCGCAAACATCTGTTTCATACAGCAACCGTCAGTCGAAAGGTTTATACTCGTATGTGATGTTTCTCCAACCTCTTAGAGACGATACATTGAGCAGGTATGTCGGTTCGCAGAATACAACAGGAACAACAGTCGATATCCAGCAAAATTTTATAGGAGACTTCAAAATAGGAAATATGAGAAACCGCCTGGTGGTTGGATTCGATTATTTCAACAGTAAATCGAAGGGTAGTAGCAACTATATATTGTTTGATAAAATAAGTAGTACCGGAGCCGATCCAAACTATACAAATCTGAGTGAGGCTGCTGTAAATGCCAAGCTATCAGGGAGCACCCCATCCAAATCAAATTCGAACGCAAATACATATAGCGTGTATTTCTCTGATGTATTGAATGTTACCGACCGGCTTCTATTGATGGCGAGTTTACGGCTCGATTATTTTGACGACAAAGGTTATTATGATGTTAGTAGCGGGGAAACATCAGGCGATTACAATCAGACAGCTTTCTCTCCTAAGTTTGGGGCCGTTTATCAGATATTACCGGAAAAACTTTCTATTTTTGCCAACTATATGAATGGTTTTGAAAATGTGGGTTCTTCGGTTCAGCCGGACGGTTCAGTCCGTACGTTCAAACCAAAACAGGCAAACCAAATAGAGGGAGGTATTAAAACATCATTGTTTGATGGAAAACTGGTAGGTACAGCGAGTTATTATGATATATATGTGACTAATGTAACTCGTCCTGACCCCGATCAAGTCGGTTTTACGATTCAGAACGGAGATGTTTATAGCCGTGGTGTGGAATTTGATCTTACAGTTAATCCCATAGCTGGTCTTAGTATTATCGCCGGATACAGTTACAACGAAAGCGTAAACAAAAAGACAAGTCCATCTGTTGATGGTCGCAGGGAGATAAGCGCAGGCCCCAGAAATTTAGTAAACGGATGGGTAAGTTACACAATACAAAATGGTGCAGCTAAAGGCCTTGGATTCGGATTCGGTGGTAATTATGCCAGTGAGAATGCAATAACTAATACTGCAGAAACAGGCAGATTCGTTATCCCTGCATATACGATATTGAATGCCACCGCTTTTTATGCGACAGGTGCATTCCGTTTTGGTTTGAAGGTGGATAACCTGACCGATAAAAAATATTGGAAGGGCTGGAGCACTGTTGAACCTCAAAAATTAAGACAGGTAATCGGAAATATTTCATTTCACTTTTAA
- a CDS encoding PepSY-associated TM helix domain-containing protein, translating into MNTKQKKRFSFRKVCHWAHLWLGLISGIIVFIIAITGCIYTFQEELRGIFQPQQSVVKEDKPFLSPHQLKEKAEPYVFKIPGDSLNTIYGVSYNKGDKPVTVAYNHSEKGYTLLLLNPYSGEYIGEQTYSGDFFGFILSGHRNLWLPYAIGHQIVGWAVVVFAIVTITGIVLWIPRKWKKKAVKAGLAIKRKSRSFMLFYELHKVLGFYTVLFALIFALTGLTWSFKWYSNAYYNVISGGEELKEWTPALSDTTLLSSFSNPDEVLWERVKQEYKIGEQGIFIFDFPIGETGAYRICFNSADNNETYYKRYFRFFDRNSLQELEGGGIYGISYEESSNADKFYRMTYDIHVGAIGGLPGKIIMFLASFIIASLPVTGFIIWLKKKKPKVEK; encoded by the coding sequence ATGAACACAAAACAAAAGAAAAGATTTTCATTCCGTAAGGTATGCCATTGGGCGCACCTTTGGCTTGGTTTAATATCCGGAATCATTGTTTTTATTATAGCCATCACCGGCTGCATTTATACATTTCAGGAAGAACTTCGTGGCATATTTCAGCCACAGCAATCTGTAGTAAAGGAAGATAAGCCGTTTTTGTCACCCCATCAGCTCAAAGAGAAGGCAGAGCCATATGTTTTCAAAATCCCCGGAGATAGTCTTAATACAATCTACGGAGTAAGTTACAATAAAGGAGACAAGCCCGTTACAGTGGCATATAACCATAGCGAAAAAGGATATACCCTTCTGCTGTTAAACCCTTATTCGGGTGAATATATTGGAGAACAAACTTATAGTGGCGACTTTTTCGGTTTTATTCTTTCCGGTCACCGCAATCTTTGGCTACCTTATGCAATAGGGCATCAGATAGTGGGCTGGGCAGTTGTTGTATTTGCAATAGTGACAATAACCGGAATTGTGCTGTGGATTCCCCGCAAATGGAAGAAAAAGGCTGTAAAGGCGGGATTGGCTATAAAGCGGAAAAGCAGATCATTTATGTTATTCTACGAATTACATAAAGTATTGGGGTTTTATACGGTTCTGTTCGCTCTTATTTTCGCTCTAACAGGGCTGACATGGAGTTTCAAATGGTATTCAAATGCATATTATAATGTAATCTCCGGAGGAGAAGAACTCAAAGAGTGGACTCCGGCTTTGTCCGATACTACTTTGTTATCCTCATTTTCAAATCCGGACGAAGTATTATGGGAACGTGTTAAGCAGGAGTATAAAATAGGTGAACAGGGTATATTTATCTTTGATTTCCCTATCGGGGAAACAGGAGCTTACCGTATTTGTTTCAATTCGGCTGATAATAATGAGACTTATTATAAACGGTATTTCCGCTTTTTTGACCGTAACTCATTGCAGGAACTTGAAGGTGGCGGTATATATGGCATAAGTTATGAGGAGTCTTCCAATGCCGATAAGTTTTACCGTATGACTTATGATATCCATGTCGGTGCAATCGGCGGTTTACCGGGCAAAATAATCATGTTTCTGGCAAGTTTTATCATTGCCAGTTTGCCTGTAACCGGTTTTATAATATGGCTTAAGAAAAAGAAGCCGAAAGTGGAAAAATAA
- a CDS encoding helix-turn-helix transcriptional regulator has translation MESERINKLATLSIDSASEAINYSIIKNYIISDGMIENTIVSFDHPTVVDGIVFVLCIRGEGKIKINTKGYDVGQNMLLTILPGSIFEVVEHSENALFEFLFFSIDFTYDLHVPSDMDIIEKISLYPILQLRDDQFRGLLEFHSFMIKQYKRDNHLYRELLAKNLLSSFLTEMCYIYIESESKGVSITGRKGEIYQQLGKLLLVHIKSERTVQFYADKMCLSAKYLSQLIKEISGRSIMEWINELTIVTIKAMLKTSTMTILQISEELNFPNPSFFGRYFKKHTGMTPLQYRES, from the coding sequence ATGGAAAGTGAAAGGATCAATAAGCTTGCAACTCTCTCTATCGATAGTGCCTCGGAGGCTATAAACTATTCGATTATCAAGAATTATATCATTTCTGACGGTATGATAGAGAATACGATAGTCTCTTTCGACCATCCCACGGTTGTAGATGGAATTGTCTTTGTGCTTTGCATAAGAGGTGAAGGTAAGATAAAGATAAATACAAAAGGATATGATGTGGGTCAGAACATGTTATTAACCATCCTGCCCGGTAGTATTTTCGAAGTTGTGGAACATAGTGAAAATGCACTTTTCGAGTTCTTATTCTTCTCTATTGATTTTACATACGATTTACACGTTCCAAGTGATATGGATATCATAGAAAAAATATCTCTGTACCCTATTCTGCAATTGAGGGATGATCAATTCAGAGGTTTGCTGGAATTCCATTCATTCATGATAAAACAATATAAAAGGGATAATCACCTTTATAGAGAATTACTTGCAAAAAACCTGTTATCCTCTTTTTTGACCGAGATGTGCTATATCTATATTGAATCGGAAAGCAAGGGAGTTTCTATAACAGGACGTAAAGGAGAGATATATCAGCAATTAGGAAAACTTCTATTGGTTCATATAAAAAGTGAAAGAACAGTTCAATTCTACGCAGACAAAATGTGCTTGTCGGCCAAATATTTATCGCAACTTATTAAAGAAATAAGTGGCAGGTCAATTATGGAATGGATAAATGAACTTACCATTGTGACCATTAAAGCAATGCTGAAAACATCAACAATGACTATTCTTCAAATATCGGAAGAACTGAATTTCCCGAATCCTTCGTTCTTCGGACGTTATTTCAAGAAACATACGGGAATGACACCATTGCAATACCGTGAAAGCTAA